In Blautia sp. SC05B48, a single genomic region encodes these proteins:
- a CDS encoding cobalt-precorrin 5A hydrolase, which translates to MNISIICFSMTGLETGERLQRALEKEGESVTLAKKSRYLPDPISVSTSQWAGEQFRAGKEGVIFIGACGIAVRSIAPYIVGKKTDPAVLVIDECGKFVIALLSGHLGGANELALRCAGYLKAVPVVTTATDLHSRFAVDVFAKKNGCAIFHMKAAKEASAALLAGENVGFYSEFPWDGELPEGLVLCGKDGRPSAAADPENGEKAGEAPETGIAVTIHRGCLPFKNTVHVVPPAAVLGMGCRRGKDAASIQKAAEECLKESDVYREALGAVASIDLKKEEVGLLSLAEAWQLPFLIFTEEELKAVQGEFTPSQFVKKITGVENVCERSAVLGCGQGTLIRKKTGRDGVTTALAAGNRRIRFE; encoded by the coding sequence ATGAACATTTCCATCATTTGCTTCAGTATGACAGGGCTGGAGACAGGGGAAAGGCTTCAGAGGGCTCTGGAAAAAGAGGGTGAGAGTGTCACCCTTGCAAAAAAGAGCCGTTACCTTCCGGATCCGATCTCTGTTTCCACCTCTCAGTGGGCAGGGGAACAGTTCCGGGCAGGAAAAGAGGGCGTGATCTTTATTGGCGCCTGCGGGATCGCAGTGCGCAGTATCGCACCTTACATTGTCGGAAAAAAGACGGATCCGGCTGTGTTGGTGATCGATGAGTGCGGAAAATTTGTCATTGCTCTTCTTTCCGGACATCTTGGCGGAGCCAATGAGCTGGCACTTCGCTGTGCCGGATATCTTAAGGCAGTGCCGGTTGTGACAACAGCCACAGATCTTCACAGTCGTTTTGCAGTGGATGTTTTTGCCAAAAAGAATGGCTGTGCTATTTTTCATATGAAGGCTGCGAAGGAGGCTTCTGCGGCCCTTCTTGCAGGAGAGAACGTTGGCTTCTACAGTGAGTTTCCATGGGACGGAGAGCTGCCGGAGGGTCTGGTGCTTTGCGGGAAAGACGGAAGGCCCTCAGCAGCAGCGGATCCGGAGAATGGTGAGAAAGCCGGTGAGGCACCGGAAACAGGTATTGCAGTGACGATCCACAGAGGCTGTCTGCCCTTTAAAAATACAGTCCATGTGGTGCCGCCCGCTGCAGTTCTGGGAATGGGCTGCCGCAGGGGAAAGGATGCAGCCTCCATCCAGAAGGCGGCAGAGGAATGTCTGAAGGAATCAGACGTTTACAGAGAAGCACTGGGAGCTGTTGCCAGTATTGATCTGAAGAAAGAAGAGGTGGGACTTCTTTCTCTGGCAGAAGCCTGGCAGCTTCCGTTTCTGATCTTTACAGAGGAAGAGCTGAAGGCAGTGCAGGGTGAATTTACCCCGTCACAATTTGTAAAAAAGATAACAGGTGTAGAGAATGTCTGTGAGAGAAGCGCGGTTCTGGGTTGCGGACAGGGTACACTGATCAGAAAAAAAACAGGCCGGGACGGTGTGACCACCGCCCTTGCAGCCGGAAATCGGAGGATACGTTTTGAGTAA
- the cobJ gene encoding precorrin-3B C(17)-methyltransferase → MSKIYVVGIGPGAYDQMTGRAIRALNESDVIIGYTVYVDLVKEYFAGKEFMTTPMKKEVDRCVLAFDEAKKGKTVSMICSGDAGVYGMAGLMYEVGENYPDVELIIIPGVTAATGGAAVLGAPLIHDFCLISLSDLLTPWEKIEARLLAAAQADFVVCLYNPSSRKRKDYLQKACDLMMKYKSPDTVCGTVAQIARDGETAQVMTLKELRDTEVDMFTTVFVGNSQTKNVNGKMVTPRGYKNV, encoded by the coding sequence TTGAGTAAGATTTATGTTGTAGGAATTGGCCCGGGTGCGTATGACCAGATGACTGGAAGAGCGATCCGTGCATTAAATGAAAGTGATGTGATCATCGGTTACACCGTATATGTGGATCTTGTAAAGGAGTATTTTGCAGGTAAAGAGTTCATGACCACGCCGATGAAAAAAGAGGTAGACCGCTGTGTACTTGCTTTTGATGAGGCAAAAAAAGGAAAAACCGTTTCCATGATCTGCAGTGGGGATGCCGGTGTTTACGGTATGGCAGGTCTGATGTATGAGGTGGGAGAAAACTATCCGGATGTGGAGCTGATCATTATCCCGGGTGTGACAGCAGCTACAGGCGGCGCCGCAGTGCTGGGTGCACCGCTGATCCATGACTTCTGCCTGATCAGCTTAAGTGATCTTCTGACTCCGTGGGAGAAGATCGAGGCAAGGCTTCTGGCAGCAGCACAGGCGGATTTTGTGGTATGCCTTTACAATCCGTCCAGCAGAAAACGTAAGGATTATCTTCAGAAGGCCTGTGATCTGATGATGAAATACAAGTCCCCGGACACTGTCTGCGGCACGGTTGCCCAGATCGCACGTGACGGCGAGACTGCACAGGTTATGACACTGAAGGAGCTTCGTGATACAGAAGTGGATATGTTTACTACCGTATTTGTGGGAAATTCACAGACTAAGAATGTAAACGGCAAGATGGTAACACCAAGGGGATATAAGAATGTATAA
- the cobK gene encoding precorrin-6A reductase translates to MYKAIVFAGTTEGYALCEFLAENHVPVYACAATEYGGSLLKENEFLHVSAGRLKTEDMEELFRREAPEIVLDATHPYAAEVTKNIRSACENGNIRYQRVLRPASEKNREAIYVESTEKAAEFLSGTEGNIFLTTGSKELSKFTVIPDYQERLFARVLSIPSVISSCAELGIEGKHLIGMQGPFSTEINEAMLRQFQCSYLVTKDTGLAGGFPEKMEACQRCGVTPVIIGRPLREEGLSLPEARVFLAKLFGLTLSQRVSLVGIGMGAEKTLTLEGKKAFDEAELLIGAKRMTDAVQRPGQVVLHEYRSDKIVEYIKAHPQYRTVAIALSGDVGFYSGARKLMDLLDGDVQVICGISSVVYFMAKIGLSWDDARIVSAHGRDCNLISLIRHNPKVFSILGTEDGVARLASRLVEYGMGDVTLYVGENLSYENEKIFHASAADLTEYRGDALSVVTACNEKALPLPAVHGICDEEFLRGKAPMTKEEVRTVSLSKLRLQEDSVCYDVGAGTGSVSVEMALRAWKGQVYAIEKKEDALALLKENRRKFAADNLEIVSGTAPEAMVELPAPTHAFIGGSSGNMNEIIRLLLDKNPEVRIVINCITLETVTEAMNAIRDFSLTDVDIVQLSAARSKSIGRYHMMMGENPIYIISCSGRGEEI, encoded by the coding sequence ATGTATAAAGCCATTGTTTTTGCAGGGACCACCGAGGGCTACGCACTCTGTGAGTTCCTTGCGGAAAATCATGTTCCGGTCTATGCCTGTGCAGCTACGGAATATGGCGGATCCCTTCTGAAGGAAAATGAATTTCTCCATGTCAGCGCCGGAAGGCTGAAAACCGAAGATATGGAGGAGCTTTTCCGGAGGGAAGCGCCAGAGATCGTTCTGGATGCCACTCATCCCTATGCGGCAGAGGTGACAAAAAATATCCGGTCTGCCTGTGAGAACGGAAATATCCGTTATCAGCGTGTTCTTCGCCCGGCGAGTGAGAAGAACCGTGAAGCCATCTATGTGGAAAGCACGGAGAAGGCGGCAGAATTTCTTTCCGGCACAGAGGGGAACATTTTTCTTACCACAGGAAGCAAGGAGCTGTCTAAATTTACAGTGATCCCGGATTACCAGGAGAGGCTTTTTGCCCGGGTGCTGTCCATCCCTTCTGTGATCAGCTCCTGTGCGGAGCTGGGGATCGAGGGAAAACATCTCATCGGTATGCAGGGGCCATTTTCCACAGAGATCAACGAAGCGATGCTTCGACAGTTCCAGTGCAGCTATCTGGTCACCAAGGATACCGGTCTGGCAGGTGGATTCCCGGAAAAGATGGAGGCCTGTCAGCGCTGCGGCGTCACACCTGTGATCATCGGAAGACCTTTGCGGGAGGAGGGTCTGTCCCTGCCGGAAGCAAGGGTATTTCTGGCAAAGCTGTTCGGCCTTACCCTGTCACAGAGGGTTTCTCTTGTGGGCATCGGCATGGGCGCGGAAAAAACCCTGACCCTGGAAGGAAAGAAGGCCTTTGATGAGGCGGAGCTTCTGATCGGTGCAAAGCGTATGACAGATGCCGTACAGAGGCCCGGACAGGTGGTTCTCCATGAGTACCGCAGTGATAAGATCGTGGAGTATATCAAGGCACATCCGCAGTACCGTACCGTTGCCATTGCCCTTTCCGGAGATGTGGGCTTCTACAGCGGCGCAAGGAAGCTGATGGATCTTTTGGATGGTGATGTCCAGGTGATCTGTGGGATTTCTTCTGTTGTTTATTTTATGGCGAAGATCGGTCTTTCCTGGGATGATGCCAGGATCGTCAGCGCTCATGGAAGAGACTGCAATCTGATCTCCCTGATCCGACATAACCCCAAGGTCTTTTCCATTCTGGGGACAGAGGATGGGGTAGCTCGTCTGGCTTCTCGTCTGGTTGAGTATGGAATGGGGGATGTGACTCTTTATGTAGGCGAAAATCTTTCCTACGAAAATGAAAAGATCTTTCATGCCAGTGCAGCAGATCTTACAGAATACCGGGGAGATGCATTAAGCGTGGTAACTGCGTGCAATGAAAAGGCATTACCTTTGCCCGCAGTTCACGGGATCTGTGATGAGGAATTTCTCCGTGGAAAGGCGCCTATGACAAAGGAAGAGGTACGTACGGTTTCGCTGTCCAAGCTTCGCCTTCAGGAGGATTCTGTCTGCTATGATGTGGGAGCGGGCACAGGCTCGGTTTCTGTTGAGATGGCACTGCGTGCCTGGAAGGGGCAGGTCTATGCCATTGAGAAAAAGGAGGATGCCCTTGCTCTTCTTAAGGAGAACAGGCGGAAATTTGCCGCAGATAATCTGGAGATCGTATCGGGTACCGCACCGGAAGCTATGGTGGAGCTGCCTGCTCCGACGCATGCTTTTATCGGCGGGTCTTCCGGAAACATGAATGAGATCATCCGGCTTCTTCTGGACAAAAATCCGGAAGTACGGATCGTGATCAACTGTATCACTCTGGAGACCGTGACGGAAGCCATGAATGCCATACGAGATTTCAGCCTGACAGATGTGGATATCGTACAGCTGTCTGCGGCAAGATCAAAATCTATCGGAAGGTATCATATGATGATGGGTGAGAATCCGATCTATATCATTTCCTGCAGCGGAAGAGGGGAGGAGATTTAG
- a CDS encoding cobyrinate a,c-diamide synthase: MKIPRILLAAGASGSGKTLITCGLLQALVNRGLKVASFKCGPDYIDPMFHSRVIGTRSRNLDTFFTDGDRIRYLLAKNASDCEIAVMEGVMGYYDGVGGITSRASAYDLASTTDTPVILIVNSRGMSVSLAAYVKGFLEYKKDSHICGVIFNQMSPMLYPRMKKLLEEELSVKVLGYVPKVEDCVIESRHLGLVLPEEIPELKSRLQKLSEVLEKTLDIDGILELAGGAPELAAPEPEMLIQKDTAFGYRTEEKVRIGVADDEAFCFFYADNLNLLEQMGAELVRFSPIHDRELPEDLDGLLLSGGYPELNGEALEDNQEMCTRIREVILDGMPCLAECGGFMYLHQEMEDMEGKQRRVCGVIPGRAYRTPKLNRFGYITLTEKQDTGLGKIPAHEFHYFDSTDCGEDFHAAKPASKRGWDCIHDRGRLMAGFPHLYYYGNPRVPARFLKNALEYKKERRQKKDAEI, from the coding sequence GTGAAGATCCCGAGAATACTTCTTGCGGCAGGTGCCAGCGGAAGCGGAAAAACCCTGATCACCTGCGGGCTTCTTCAGGCGCTGGTGAACCGTGGCCTTAAGGTAGCTTCTTTTAAATGCGGCCCGGATTACATAGATCCCATGTTCCACAGCCGCGTGATTGGTACAAGATCCCGAAACCTGGATACGTTTTTTACAGATGGAGACAGGATCCGGTATCTTCTGGCAAAGAACGCATCGGACTGTGAAATTGCAGTGATGGAGGGAGTCATGGGGTACTATGACGGTGTAGGAGGGATCACCTCCAGAGCCAGTGCCTATGATCTGGCCTCCACCACAGATACACCGGTGATCCTGATCGTAAACAGCCGTGGCATGAGTGTTTCCCTGGCTGCCTATGTAAAGGGCTTTCTGGAATACAAAAAGGACAGCCATATCTGCGGCGTGATCTTTAACCAGATGTCTCCCATGCTGTATCCCAGAATGAAAAAGCTTCTGGAAGAGGAGCTTTCCGTAAAGGTACTGGGATATGTTCCGAAGGTGGAGGACTGTGTGATTGAAAGCCGTCATCTGGGACTGGTGCTTCCGGAGGAGATCCCGGAGCTGAAAAGCCGTCTGCAGAAGCTTTCCGAGGTGCTGGAGAAAACTTTGGATATCGATGGGATCCTGGAGCTTGCAGGGGGAGCACCGGAGCTTGCGGCGCCGGAGCCGGAAATGCTTATACAGAAGGATACTGCCTTCGGATACCGGACAGAGGAAAAGGTACGGATCGGTGTGGCGGATGATGAAGCCTTTTGCTTTTTCTATGCGGATAATTTAAATCTTCTGGAGCAGATGGGAGCGGAGCTGGTGCGTTTTTCACCCATTCATGACAGAGAGCTTCCGGAGGATCTGGACGGGCTTCTTTTAAGCGGCGGTTACCCGGAATTAAACGGGGAGGCGCTGGAAGATAATCAGGAAATGTGCACCCGGATCCGGGAAGTTATCCTGGACGGAATGCCCTGTCTGGCAGAATGCGGCGGATTCATGTATCTTCATCAGGAGATGGAGGATATGGAAGGAAAGCAGCGCAGAGTCTGCGGGGTGATCCCTGGAAGGGCCTACCGGACACCGAAGCTGAACCGGTTCGGCTATATCACCCTTACGGAAAAACAGGATACCGGACTTGGTAAGATCCCTGCCCATGAATTCCATTATTTTGATTCCACAGATTGCGGAGAGGATTTTCATGCGGCAAAGCCGGCATCTAAAAGAGGATGGGATTGTATCCATGACCGGGGTAGGCTGATGGCAGGATTTCCTCATCTTTATTATTACGGAAATCCCAGGGTTCCGGCACGTTTTCTGAAGAACGCACTGGAATATAAGAAGGAACGGAGGCAGAAAAAAGATGCTGAAATATAG
- the cbiB gene encoding adenosylcobinamide-phosphate synthase CbiB: MLKYSLPALVIGFVLDLLIGDPRWLYHPICVIGNLIAVLEKAIRKIFPKNHGGELTGGFLIVVLVCLFSGGVPLLVLYYLYRYLPVAGFVLEVFWCYQLLATRSLKDESMKVYDRLKNGTLDEARYAVSMIVGRDTRELTETGVTKAAVETVAENASDGVIAPMLYMAIGGVPLMFLYKGINTMDSMLGYKNDKYLYFGRVAAKLDDVANYIPARISGWLMVAGTVFTGMDIKNAAKIYKRDRRNHASPNSAQTEAAMAGALDVQLAGNAYYFGKLYEKPTIGDPIRPVEPEDIKRANRLMYAASILGVVAFGLLSAGIRFGLLR, encoded by the coding sequence ATGCTGAAATATAGTCTTCCTGCACTGGTCATAGGATTTGTGCTGGATCTTCTGATCGGAGATCCCAGATGGCTTTATCATCCGATCTGCGTCATCGGCAATCTGATCGCAGTGCTGGAAAAGGCGATCCGGAAGATTTTTCCGAAAAATCACGGTGGTGAGCTGACAGGAGGCTTTCTGATCGTAGTGCTTGTCTGTTTGTTCAGCGGCGGGGTGCCGCTTCTGGTGCTTTATTATCTTTACCGGTATCTGCCGGTGGCCGGATTTGTGCTGGAGGTTTTCTGGTGCTATCAGCTTCTTGCCACCCGTTCCCTGAAGGATGAGAGTATGAAGGTTTATGACCGGCTGAAAAATGGAACTCTGGACGAGGCACGCTATGCGGTGTCCATGATCGTAGGCCGTGATACCCGAGAGCTTACGGAAACCGGCGTGACAAAGGCTGCCGTGGAAACCGTTGCGGAAAATGCATCCGACGGCGTGATCGCCCCCATGCTTTATATGGCTATCGGCGGGGTGCCGCTGATGTTTCTGTACAAGGGCATCAATACCATGGATTCCATGCTTGGATATAAAAATGACAAATATCTTTATTTCGGCCGTGTTGCGGCAAAGCTGGATGATGTGGCCAATTATATCCCTGCCAGAATCTCCGGATGGCTGATGGTGGCAGGAACTGTTTTTACAGGAATGGATATAAAAAACGCGGCAAAGATCTACAAACGTGACCGGAGAAATCATGCAAGCCCCAACTCAGCCCAGACAGAGGCTGCCATGGCCGGAGCGCTGGATGTACAGCTTGCGGGAAATGCATATTATTTCGGAAAATTATATGAAAAACCCACGATCGGGGATCCGATCCGTCCTGTGGAGCCGGAGGATATCAAAAGAGCTAACCGGCTGATGTACGCGGCATCCATACTGGGTGTGGTGGCTTTTGGACTGCTCAGTGCGGGCATCCGGTTCGGGTTATTAAGGTAA
- the cobD gene encoding threonine-phosphate decarboxylase CobD produces MTKHIHGGDVYKHKDCLDFSANLNPLGTPESVKQAIIHSLDHIAQYPRVGCGVLRERIAESEGVKAEEVICGNGAAEVIFTLCHAVKPRRALIPAPTFAEYGQALVSTGCELEYYMLTENDGFVLSEAYLDILHKGLDMAFLCNPNNPTGMLIPHRLLKKILEKCRKLDILLVVDECFLDFVKDPEEYSLKRSLSGFNNLFILKAFTKRYAMAGVRLGYGLCSDRKLMERMELCVQPWNVSTMAQAAGLQALTETEYVEEGRQLVFREAQWLKDELVRIGYKVFPSEANYIFFKGPEELFDFCLRKRILIRDCSNYPGLTKGYYRIAVKRHEENVKLIEVLEGGILWQKQ; encoded by the coding sequence ATGACAAAACACATACATGGAGGAGACGTATATAAACATAAAGACTGCCTGGATTTTTCGGCAAATCTGAATCCTTTGGGAACACCGGAAAGTGTGAAGCAGGCCATTATCCACAGTCTGGATCATATTGCACAGTATCCCCGGGTGGGATGCGGCGTTCTCAGGGAAAGGATCGCAGAATCGGAAGGTGTAAAAGCGGAAGAGGTAATATGCGGTAACGGAGCAGCAGAAGTGATCTTCACGCTCTGTCACGCAGTAAAGCCAAGGAGGGCTCTGATCCCGGCGCCTACTTTCGCAGAATACGGACAGGCTCTGGTCAGCACAGGCTGTGAACTGGAATATTACATGCTGACGGAAAATGACGGCTTTGTGCTCAGTGAGGCATATCTGGATATCCTCCATAAGGGACTGGATATGGCCTTCTTATGCAACCCCAATAATCCTACCGGCATGCTGATCCCCCACAGGCTTCTGAAAAAGATCCTGGAAAAATGCAGAAAACTGGATATCCTGCTGGTGGTAGATGAATGTTTCCTTGATTTTGTAAAGGACCCGGAAGAGTATTCTCTGAAGCGTTCTCTTTCCGGGTTCAATAATCTTTTTATCCTGAAGGCATTTACAAAAAGATATGCCATGGCTGGGGTGCGGCTGGGCTATGGCCTCTGTTCTGACAGAAAGCTGATGGAAAGGATGGAGCTTTGTGTTCAGCCATGGAATGTTTCCACCATGGCCCAGGCAGCCGGGCTCCAGGCACTTACAGAGACGGAATATGTAGAGGAGGGAAGACAGCTTGTTTTTCGGGAGGCACAGTGGCTGAAGGATGAGCTGGTCCGCATTGGGTATAAAGTATTTCCGTCGGAAGCAAATTATATTTTCTTTAAAGGACCGGAGGAGCTGTTTGACTTCTGTTTGCGGAAACGGATCCTGATCCGTGACTGCAGCAATTATCCGGGACTTACAAAGGGGTATTATCGGATCGCGGTAAAGCGCCATGAAGAAAATGTAAAACTGATCGAAGTACTTGAGGGAGGTATATTATGGCAAAAGCAATAA
- a CDS encoding cobyric acid synthase, with protein sequence MAKAIMVQGTMSNAGKSLLAAGLCRIFKQDGYRVAPFKSQNMALNSFITEDGLEMGRAQVMQAEAAGIRPSVLMNPILLKPTNDVGSQVIVNGEVLGTMSARDYFKYKKTLVPDVMKAYNALAAENDIIVIEGAGSPAEINLKDEDIVNMGMAKMAKAPVLLVGDIDRGGVFAQLIGTVELLEDDEKAMVKGLIINKFRGDKTILDPGVVMLEERSGIPVVGVAPYLDIQVEDEDSLTERFDRKQEAGVIDIAVIRTPRISNFTDFNPFESIPGVSLRYVKHPRDLHSPDMIILPGTKNTMGDLIWMRESGMEAAVLKEASRGKLIFGVCGGYQMLGETLSDPHGVENGGSMKGMGLLPMETVFAEKKTRTRVQGHFGQLSGVFAPLSGAEIEGYEIHMGESILKENAGTATKITDSVSGKKKEEGAFAGNVCGTYIHGVFDKEASAEAIIRVIGEKKGIDVENMTGVDFAAFKEQQYDILAAELRKHLDMKKIYEILENGITEEE encoded by the coding sequence ATGGCAAAAGCAATAATGGTGCAGGGAACCATGTCCAATGCCGGAAAAAGCCTGCTGGCTGCGGGACTTTGCAGGATCTTTAAGCAGGATGGATATCGTGTGGCTCCTTTTAAATCACAAAATATGGCACTGAATTCCTTTATCACAGAGGATGGCCTTGAGATGGGGCGGGCCCAGGTCATGCAGGCAGAGGCAGCCGGGATCAGGCCGTCTGTCCTGATGAATCCGATTCTTCTGAAGCCTACCAATGATGTAGGCTCCCAGGTGATCGTAAACGGAGAAGTTCTTGGAACTATGAGTGCCAGGGATTATTTCAAATATAAGAAGACCCTGGTTCCGGATGTGATGAAGGCATACAACGCTCTTGCAGCGGAAAATGATATCATTGTCATCGAAGGTGCGGGAAGCCCTGCCGAGATCAATCTCAAGGATGAGGATATCGTAAATATGGGGATGGCAAAGATGGCCAAGGCACCGGTCCTTCTTGTGGGTGATATTGACCGTGGAGGTGTTTTTGCCCAGCTGATCGGTACGGTGGAGCTTCTGGAGGACGATGAGAAGGCTATGGTAAAGGGTCTGATCATCAACAAATTCCGCGGAGACAAGACTATCCTGGACCCTGGTGTTGTCATGCTTGAGGAAAGAAGCGGGATCCCGGTGGTGGGTGTGGCGCCTTACCTGGATATCCAGGTGGAGGATGAGGACAGCCTGACGGAGCGTTTTGACCGGAAGCAGGAAGCCGGTGTCATTGATATCGCGGTGATCCGTACACCAAGGATTTCCAACTTTACGGATTTTAATCCTTTTGAGAGCATTCCCGGAGTTTCTCTCCGTTATGTTAAACACCCGAGAGATCTTCACTCTCCGGACATGATCATCCTTCCTGGAACCAAGAACACCATGGGTGATCTGATCTGGATGCGGGAAAGCGGAATGGAGGCAGCAGTTCTCAAGGAAGCCTCCAGAGGCAAGCTGATCTTTGGTGTCTGCGGTGGCTATCAGATGCTGGGTGAAACCTTAAGTGACCCTCATGGAGTTGAAAATGGCGGTTCCATGAAAGGGATGGGACTTCTTCCCATGGAGACGGTATTTGCCGAAAAGAAAACCAGGACCAGGGTGCAGGGGCATTTCGGTCAGCTGTCCGGTGTGTTTGCTCCTCTTTCCGGTGCGGAGATCGAGGGCTATGAGATCCATATGGGCGAAAGTATCCTGAAGGAGAATGCAGGAACAGCAACGAAGATCACAGACAGCGTCAGCGGTAAGAAAAAAGAAGAGGGTGCTTTTGCGGGAAATGTGTGCGGAACCTATATCCACGGCGTTTTTGATAAGGAAGCATCTGCAGAGGCGATCATACGCGTGATCGGCGAGAAAAAAGGTATTGATGTGGAAAATATGACAGGCGTGGATTTTGCGGCATTTAAGGAACAGCAGTATGATATCCTGGCTGCAGAGCTGCGGAAGCATCTGGATATGAAAAAAATCTATGAGATACTGGAAAATGGGATTACGGAGGAAGAATAG
- a CDS encoding precorrin-8X methylmutase: MKVELENVKPLEIEKRSFEIITEELGDTPLIPGTELIVKRCIHTSADFDYAKNLCFSEGAVEKAMDAIRNGACIVTDTQMAKAGINKRALARYGGEAYCFMSDEDVAALAKKNGTTRATASMDKAAEMDKKLIFAIGNAPTALVRLYELIENGKLSPELIIGVPVGFVNVVQSKELIMHADVPYIVAKGRKGGSNIAACIVNALLYMIDNRRD, translated from the coding sequence ATGAAAGTAGAGCTTGAAAATGTAAAACCCCTGGAGATCGAAAAAAGAAGCTTTGAGATCATCACAGAAGAGCTTGGGGATACTCCCCTGATCCCGGGAACCGAGCTGATCGTAAAACGCTGCATCCACACAAGCGCAGATTTTGATTATGCAAAAAATCTCTGCTTCTCGGAGGGGGCAGTGGAGAAGGCAATGGACGCCATCCGCAACGGTGCCTGCATCGTCACAGATACCCAGATGGCAAAGGCCGGGATCAACAAGCGTGCACTTGCCCGCTACGGCGGTGAGGCTTACTGCTTCATGTCCGACGAGGATGTGGCTGCCCTTGCAAAAAAGAACGGGACTACCAGAGCCACAGCCAGCATGGACAAGGCAGCAGAGATGGATAAAAAGCTGATCTTTGCCATCGGAAACGCACCTACCGCACTGGTACGTCTTTATGAGCTTATTGAGAACGGAAAGCTTTCTCCTGAGCTGATCATCGGTGTGCCGGTAGGATTTGTGAATGTTGTGCAGTCAAAGGAGCTGATCATGCACGCAGATGTGCCTTATATTGTGGCAAAAGGACGCAAGGGTGGAAGCAACATTGCTGCGTGCATTGTAAATGCCCTGCTCTACATGATCGATAACCGGAGAGATTAG
- the pdxR gene encoding MocR-like pyridoxine biosynthesis transcription factor PdxR, protein MLNISAEHKKEHLYLEVYHYYRKLIMEGRLLPGSKMPSLRKCAQELKLSRTTIENAYLLLAADGYIIARAQSGYYVTGIASRQHLLTPKKQDKDITPYLYDFASSGVDRESFRFDLWQRYIKSALRQGDRMLSYGEPQGESDFREVLADYIRERRNVICSPDDIVVGAGLQPLLQILCPLIHERKTVSFPTPSFTACSTIFQDYGFDVHYRDKSCDVIYVSPAHMTKWGEIMPVKRRLELIRHAEINDHLIIEDDFENEFVYFQKPTPSLFGLAGGENVVYIGSFSRLLLPSIRVSFMVLPRSLREKYTKKAAFYNQTASKAEQIALCQFIRDGHMASQTRKLRRLYSQKLKALSQAVRETFGQDCQIQTGAAGTSLALTLPCSLTGSELTDRARNRGLGLEVLRENGAEVTLVLSCSSIPSKDFLPACQLLKEVIGS, encoded by the coding sequence ATGTTAAATATATCTGCAGAACACAAAAAAGAACACCTATATCTGGAGGTTTATCACTATTACCGGAAGCTGATCATGGAAGGCCGTCTCCTTCCCGGAAGCAAAATGCCCTCCCTCCGCAAATGCGCCCAGGAGCTGAAGCTGAGCCGTACCACCATCGAAAATGCCTATCTTCTGCTGGCAGCAGACGGCTATATCATCGCCAGGGCACAGAGCGGCTATTATGTCACCGGCATTGCTTCCAGGCAGCATCTGCTCACCCCCAAAAAACAGGATAAGGATATCACGCCCTATCTATACGATTTTGCCTCTTCCGGTGTTGACCGGGAAAGCTTTCGTTTTGATCTGTGGCAGCGTTACATCAAAAGCGCCCTCCGCCAGGGCGACCGTATGCTTTCTTATGGCGAACCCCAGGGCGAAAGCGATTTCCGGGAGGTTCTCGCAGACTATATCCGGGAACGCAGAAATGTGATCTGCTCCCCGGATGACATTGTAGTAGGGGCCGGTCTCCAGCCCCTTCTCCAGATTCTCTGCCCTCTGATCCATGAACGGAAAACCGTTTCGTTCCCTACACCGTCCTTCACCGCATGCAGCACCATCTTTCAGGATTACGGATTTGATGTCCATTATCGGGACAAAAGCTGCGATGTGATCTATGTTTCTCCTGCTCACATGACAAAATGGGGCGAGATCATGCCGGTAAAACGACGCCTGGAGCTGATCCGTCATGCGGAGATCAATGACCATCTGATCATTGAGGATGATTTCGAAAACGAATTTGTTTATTTCCAGAAGCCAACGCCTTCACTTTTTGGTCTTGCAGGCGGTGAAAACGTTGTCTATATTGGTTCCTTTTCCAGGCTGCTGCTGCCCTCCATCCGTGTCAGCTTCATGGTACTGCCACGCTCTCTCCGGGAAAAATATACAAAAAAAGCAGCCTTTTATAATCAGACTGCTTCCAAGGCAGAACAGATCGCACTCTGCCAGTTTATCCGCGACGGGCATATGGCTTCCCAGACAAGAAAACTCCGCCGCCTTTATTCCCAGAAACTGAAGGCTCTTTCCCAGGCTGTCCGGGAGACCTTCGGCCAGGACTGCCAGATCCAGACAGGAGCCGCAGGAACCAGCCTTGCCCTTACTCTCCCCTGTTCTCTCACAGGCAGTGAACTGACAGACAGAGCCCGGAACCGTGGTCTGGGACTGGAGGTTCTCAGAGAAAACGGAGCCGAGGTCACCCTGGTCCTCTCCTGCTCCTCCATTCCATCCAAGGATTTTCTGCCTGCCTGTCAGCTTCTGAAGGAGGTTATCGGCTCCTAA